The sequence TGGAGATCCGCATTCCGATGTAGAACCGGCGGCACCTGCACAGCGTGGTGGAAATCCGGCCTGAACAGTGGTGCCCATGCTTGCCCGCGGCGGGGCGCTCATTACGGTGGCGGGCGTGAGTGTTTCCGTTCCTGCTTCGCCGCCCCGTGCGTGGGCGGAGGTCGATTTGTCCGCCCTCCGGCACAATCTCGGCGTGGCCCGCGAGGCCTGTGGCTGCCACCTGATGCCGGTGGTGAAGGCGGGTGCCTACGGTCACGGCTTGGAAGAAGTGGCGCGGGCCCTGGAAGCGGAGGGGATCGAGTTTTTTGGCGTCGCCAATGTCGGTGAGGCGCGGCGCATCCGCCATGCGGGCGTGAAGACGCGGGTTTATCTGCTGGGTGCGACCTGGGCCGAGGAGCGTGCGGAGATCGTGGCGCAGGATTGGACGCCGTGTTTGTCCTCGATGGAGGAGGCCCTACATTTCAACGAGCTGGCCGCGGACGCGGGCGTGCGGCTGAAGGTGCACATCTCGGTGGACACCGGCATGGGCCGCGGCGGCTTCGTGGCGGCGGGTCTGCCCGCGTTGCTGCCGGAGCTCGACACACTGGAGCACCTGGTCATCGAGGGGCTGGGATCGCATCTGCCATCGGCGGACGAGGACCGGGAGTTCACGTTGAAACAGTTCGCCGTGTTCGAAGGCGTGCTCGGGGAATTGGGCGGCGTGGAGCGTTTCCACTGGCGCCATCTTTCCAGCAGCGCGGGGCTGCTCGGCTACGACAACCACGCGTGCAACCTGGTGCGGCCGGGACTGCTGCTCTACGGAGTCTCACCCCTGCCGGAATTCCAGGACCGCTTGAAGACGGTGATGTCCCTGAAATCCCGCATCACGCTGGTGCGGACATTGCCCGCGGGCCACGGGGTTTCCTACGGCCGCGATTACATCACCGACCGGCCGACTCGGGTCGCCACGATCGGGATCGGCTACGGCGACGGCTACACGCGCCATCTCTCCAATCGCGGCACCGAGGTGTGGATCCACGGCCAGCGTTGTCCGCTGCTCGGGCGTGTGTCGATGGACCAAATCATGGTCGATGTGAGCGCCGTGCCGGAGGCGGCGGAGGGAGATGAGGTCGAGTTGTTCGGGGCTTACATCCCCGTCGCCGAAATCGCGAAAAAGGCGGGCACCATCCCGTGGGAGATCTTCACCGGCATCACGCCGCGGGTGACGCGGGTGTATCGGGGCTGAGGTGACACCCTTCTTTCTGCTGTCCTTGTGGGACAAAACAAAACACCCGGCCTCTTGCGAAGCCGGGTGCCTTGGGAAAATGTTTGATAGGATCAGGCGTGGGGATTAGTCCCAGCCGCCGCCGCCACCCTTGTAGCCGCCGCCGCCACCGCCACGGCGATCGCCGTAACCGCCGCCGCCGCCGCCCTTGTAGCCGCCGCCACCACCGCCACGGCGTTCGCCGTAACCGCCGCCGCCGCCGCCACCCTTGTAGCCACCGCCGCCGCCGCCACCTTTGTAGCCGCCGCCGCCACCACCTTTGTAGCCACCGCCGCCACCGCCCTTGTAGCCACCGCCGCCACCACCGAAGCCCTTGTTTTCCTTGGGCTCGGAAGCATTCACGCGGAGGGCACGGCCCTGGAGGTCATAGCCGTTCAGGGCCTCGACAGCTGCTTCGATCTGGCTCTGATCGCCGAGGGTCACGAATGCGAAACCCTTCGAGCGACCGGTTTCACGGTCGGTGATGATTTTGACCCGATCAACCGGGCCGTACGAGGCGAAGAGACCAGTGATGTCTTCTTCCGTCGCGGTGTAGGGCAGGTTGCCCACGTAGATGTCCATTTGCTTCAATTCTCAGATTACGCCATCACGCTGAACACTTCCTGAGACCATGGCGTGGGAGACCAGACGAAGCGCGTCCCTACCAGGCAAGCCCGGAGGACCGCACATGCATAAGCGTGGATGTGTTCGGCTGGCAAGTAATTATTTTCAAGCGCTTGCGTGCCGGAAGGGTGGACGGACCGGGATCCCTCGTTCGGCGAAATGACGCTTCGCCTCTCCCACCGTGTGTTTGCCGAAGTGGAAGATGCTGGCGGCGAGGACGGCGTCCGCCTTGCCTTTTTCGAGAACGTCCACCATGTGATCGAGATTTCCCGCGCCACCGCTGGCGATCACGGGGATGCCCACGGCTTCGGAAACGGCGGCGGTGAGGCCGAGGTCGTAGCCGGCCTGGGTGCCATCGGCGTCCATGCTGGTGAGCAGGATTTCACCGGCGCCGCGGCGCCAGACTTCCTTCGCCCACTCCACGGCATCGAGACCTACGGGCGTGCGGCCACCGTGGGTGTAGACGCCCCATTTGCCCGGGCCCTCGCTCTTCGCATCGATCGCGACCACGATGCACTGGCTGCCGAAGGCCTTGGCTCCGGCGTCCACCAGGCCGGGATTGGTCACGGCGGAGGTGTTCACGCCGACCTTGTCGGCTCCGGCCATCAGCATCTCGTGCATGTTCTCCACGCTGCGGATGCCGCCGCCCACGGTGAGCGGGATGAAGCAATGCTGCGCGGTGCGGCGGACGACATCGACCATGGTGCCGCGGTTGTCGGAGGAGGCGGTGATGTCGAGGAAGACGAGCTCGTCGGCCTGTTGGGCGTTGTAGGCCATGGCCGCTTCCACGGGATCGCCGGCATCGATGAGGTCGACGAAGTTGACGCCCTTGACCACACGGCCATCGGTCACGTCGAGACAGGGGATGATGCGTTTCGCGAGCACGCGGGGAGCAAAGCGCCGATGAGGCCCGCCGCCAAGCAAAACGCCCGGCCGCAGGCTGCGGACGGGCGTTTCGTGGAAAACCTTGCTGTTACCGGACGAGGTCCGGCGGAGGTCATCAGGCGCCGAGTTTCGGCTTGCCGACGCGGCGGACGGCACCGAAGCGCTTGGTGAACTTGTCGATGCGGCCTTCGGTGTCCACGAACTGCTTCTGACCCGTGAAGAACGGGTGGGAGTCCGAGGTGATACCCATGGAGATCACGCTGTGTTCGACACCGTCGATGACTTCCTTCTTCTCGGAGGTCTTGGTGGAGCGGGTGACGAAACGCGCGCCGGTCGTCATGTCGACGAACACGACCGGGTTGTACTTGGGATGGAGATCCTTTTTCATGGCGGAGAGGTCCACCACGTTTCCGACGCGGCGGGGCGGGGAGAATGCCGGAAAAGGTCGGCCTGTCAAGGGGGGAGGTTGGGAAGAGTGCGGAAGGTCCAGGTTCGCGCTCACTTCGCCTTGAAGAGTCCGGCCGGGGCGGGCTGCTTTTTCGGGTCGTTCTTCGGGTGGTACATGTCAATGTAGAGCTGAAGTTTCCGGCCGGTGCTGGTCTGGAGGTCGTAGAGGTCGAGGATGTGTCCGTCCTTGCCAGCGCCGACACTGCCGGAGCGGGAATAGGCCACCGGTTTGCCCGCTTCGTCGCGGAGGGTGTCGAGATATTCGCGCTCGGCGGCCGGGCCGCCGTATTCGTCCTTCGAGCCGGTCTGGACCGGATTGTCCTTGGAAAAGCCGTAGGTGGCATCGGCCGAGGTGAGTTTCGGATTCACGCCTGCGGGTGGCTTGGCGGGAGCGGGGGCCGCGGGTTCGGCGAACGCGACACCGAGGGAGCAGGCGATGCAGACAAGGATGGGGATTTTCATGGCAAGCCGGCAGCCTGCCAGATCCGCGGGCGGGAATCCATGGGGAATCGACCGTGGCGGCGGAGCCATCCCCTGAAAAACAAGCGCCGGACACCCGGCATCGGCGTGAACCGATACCCGATGCCCGGCGGCCTGGAAAAAGCGGTCAGGGTTTAAAACCGGGGGTGACGGGGATCGCGGGGGCGGTCAGGGAGGCCGGGCCATCCCCGTCATCTGCGGTTTCGGTGCCGTTTTTCCAGTGGTCGGGTGCCCTTTAGAGGCGGAGGGACCAGAGTCCGGCGGTGTCCCGTTCCTGCCAGGGCAGGCGGCGGGAGATCGGATCCTGGAGGGTTCGGCGGACCTTGCGGCCGCCGGCGAACACGAACGAATCGGCTTCGATCGTGATGACTTCAAGGCCCTGGTAGTAGGTGTCCTTGAGGGTGGTCACGGCTTCCTCGCCGAACGCTTGGGCGAGGTGGCCGCGGAGTAGTCCGGCTTCCTTTTTCCCGAGGAACAGGAAGGCCGGGGTTTCGCCGTGGTTGGACTTGGAGCGGATCAATCGTGCGATCGCCTCCGAGTCCCAGACGGTTCCCATCCGGGCTTCGGTCGGAACCAAAGCCTGGTCGGGGATCGGGGTGTATGGGGTCTTGGCACTCATGTTAGCGGTCAACGACCGCGACCCTACTACACCGCTCCCCGGGGGCATCTTTCGCCGAGTGACAATTCCGTTGACTTGACAGTCAAAATCAGATTATGCGGCCGGTCTTGACCCAGGACCACAGGGCCTCGCTCCAGACGGCGGCATGGCGCACCCATTCGTGGGCGAATGCCTTGGCGCTCGGCCACGGGTGATCCGCGGCCAGGCAGAGCAGGGCCACCAGCACCAGCAGGTTCGCCAGATAGATGATGACCAGCGAGAGGAAGGTGCCGTTTTCCTTCAGGTCCGGCTGGTCCCGCGGGATCATCCAAA comes from Luteolibacter sp. LG18 and encodes:
- a CDS encoding type B 50S ribosomal protein L31, producing MKKDLHPKYNPVVFVDMTTGARFVTRSTKTSEKKEVIDGVEHSVISMGITSDSHPFFTGQKQFVDTEGRIDKFTKRFGAVRRVGKPKLGA
- the hisF gene encoding imidazole glycerol phosphate synthase subunit HisF produces the protein MLAKRIIPCLDVTDGRVVKGVNFVDLIDAGDPVEAAMAYNAQQADELVFLDITASSDNRGTMVDVVRRTAQHCFIPLTVGGGIRSVENMHEMLMAGADKVGVNTSAVTNPGLVDAGAKAFGSQCIVVAIDAKSEGPGKWGVYTHGGRTPVGLDAVEWAKEVWRRGAGEILLTSMDADGTQAGYDLGLTAAVSEAVGIPVIASGGAGNLDHMVDVLEKGKADAVLAASIFHFGKHTVGEAKRHFAERGIPVRPPFRHASA
- a CDS encoding RNA-binding protein, with the translated sequence MDIYVGNLPYTATEEDITGLFASYGPVDRVKIITDRETGRSKGFAFVTLGDQSQIEAAVEALNGYDLQGRALRVNASEPKENKGFGGGGGGYKGGGGGGYKGGGGGGYKGGGGGGGYKGGGGGGGYGERRGGGGGGYKGGGGGGYGDRRGGGGGGYKGGGGGWD
- the alr gene encoding alanine racemase produces the protein MLARGGALITVAGVSVSVPASPPRAWAEVDLSALRHNLGVAREACGCHLMPVVKAGAYGHGLEEVARALEAEGIEFFGVANVGEARRIRHAGVKTRVYLLGATWAEERAEIVAQDWTPCLSSMEEALHFNELAADAGVRLKVHISVDTGMGRGGFVAAGLPALLPELDTLEHLVIEGLGSHLPSADEDREFTLKQFAVFEGVLGELGGVERFHWRHLSSSAGLLGYDNHACNLVRPGLLLYGVSPLPEFQDRLKTVMSLKSRITLVRTLPAGHGVSYGRDYITDRPTRVATIGIGYGDGYTRHLSNRGTEVWIHGQRCPLLGRVSMDQIMVDVSAVPEAAEGDEVELFGAYIPVAEIAKKAGTIPWEIFTGITPRVTRVYRG